A window of Microbacterium sp. Root61 genomic DNA:
TCAGGGAGAGTACGGGGAGGTCGATGTCGGGGTCGGCGCCCTCTTTGTTGGGGTTGGCGTGGTGCCGCGTGTGCTTGTGCTGCCACCATCCGTAGCTCATCCCGACGAGAAGGTCGCCGAGGACAAGACTGATCCAATCGTTCCATCGTCCGGAGACGAAGATCTGCCGGTGCGCCGCATCGTGACCGAGAAAGGCGATCTGGGTGAACAGGATCGCGAAACCGACGGCGGTGAACAATTGCCACCACGTGTTGCCGACGAAGATGAAAAGGACGACGAGCCCTCCGAGCAGGACGGGGGCGGCGACGAGTTTCGTCCAGTAGTAGCCGTATCGGCGAGCGAGGAGTCCGCGATCGCGGATCATTTTCGACAATTCGGTGAATTCGCTCGCGGCCGGTCGATCGTCGGTGCGCGCGGTGGGAATGGTGCTGCGGATGCCGGGCATTTCGGATGCCTCATCGCATCTCGCCGCCGGTGCCGCTTGCGCGATCGCCCGGCAATTGTGCGTTCATGATCGGACGCTACGCGCGCCGACTGGGAGCGTTCACAGTTTTTCGGCATCGGGGCCTGCGGCGAATTCCTCATTCCGGTGGCTGCGCAGCGCCCGCGCCGCTACCGTGTGAGTCACAGTCCACTCCCGAGGGGTTCACGATGACAGACGAGATCGAGGAGGCCGCCACGATCGAGGAGATCGTGCAGCGCCTGTCCGTCCGCTTCCCCTCGATTCCCGCGGACACCGTGCGCGCCACCGTGGCCGAGGCCTACGAGGAGCTGCGCGACGCCCACGTCCGTGACTTCGTCGCCGTGCTCGTCGAGAAGCAGGCCAAGAAGCGGTTGAAGCAGCTGCCGGGGTAGCCGCGCCGGGATCAGGCCGAGCCGACGAACTCGAGCGCTTCCTTGGCCAGGGGAACCCAGCGCTCGAGCGTCTGGTCGTCCTCCGCACCCGGCGGCAGCGCCACCCATTCGCGCATCGTTCGCGCGCCCATGGTCACGGCCTCCCCCTCACCGGTCTCGATCAGGGCCACCACGCGGGCATGCGGCACCTTGACGATGAGCCTGCCGCCATGACCGAGGAAGGCGACGATCTTCGTTCCCGATCGGATGCCGGGACTGCGGAACATGGTGCCGACGGTCACCGGCGCCTCTTCCGCAAGAGCGGCCGCTACGACCTCGAGCAGGTCGATCCGTGATCCGGATGACGCATCCATGAAGGCCAGAATAGGGTCGGGACATCCGCCGGTCCACCGCGTTTCGAGAACACGGAGATCGGACGTCTACTCGCGGGCGAACAGCAGCAGCTCGGGCAGGCTGGTGGCGAAGTAGTCCGTGACACCATCGTCTCGTCGCGTCGCGGGCGGAACGAACGGCGACCGGGTCTCACCGAGATTCGCGGGCGGATCGCAGAGATCGCGCCCCCGCGCCGACTGCACCGCGTCCCAGGCGGCGAGGACCTTCCCCTCCCCGCCCTCCCACGGGTGGAAGCGCCGGTCGGTGAGGATCTCCTCCGCGCGATCGATGGCGCCCTCCGCGACCAGGAGCTGGAGGTACTCGATCGTGAGGTCGTCTCGCGTCAGCACGAGCGACTCCACCGCGCGGAGCCGTGCCAGCCGCTCGGCGACCGACTGGCCGAGCCGACCGGCGAGCTGGTCCTGCTCGTACCGCAGGCGCGCATCCTCCGGCGCCAGCGCGATCGCCTGCGCATACCGCCGCCACGCGGCCTCGTCGTCGTGACGGATGTTGTACTCCGCGAGCGCCGCGTTGCGCAGCAGCACAGGGTCGGACCCGCCGAGCTCGATCGCAGCATCCCAGTGCTCGACTGCTTCACGGCGGCGACCGTGCGCGTACAGCAGCATGCCGAGGAGCGCGTGCGCGACCGGGTCCGCGGGTTCCGCGGCGAGCGTCGACTCCAGGGCGTCCAGCGCATCGAGACCGTGGGGGAAGGCCCAGGTCGGATCGGTGGTGCGTGCCGCCGCACGGTGAGCCGCGGCATCTGTCAGCGCTCCCTGATGCTGGAGGATCCCGGCGGCGACGTAGTGAGCGACCGGCCTCAGGTTGCCCGACGCGGTGACCGGCACTGCGACGGCCTGAGCGAGCACCTCCAGCGCGGCGTCGGTCGCGCCGGCATTGCGGAGATCGAGCGCGACGTCGAACAGAAGCCCGGCGCCCGGGCCGACGTCGACGCCGGCGAGCACCCGCATCGTCGCATCGAGCGGATCGATCCGCAGCGCGTCGAGAAGAAGTCGACGGGCGGATGCCTCATCCCCGAGGCGCCGCAGGATGATGGCGCGCAGGGCGATGCGGCGGGTGTCGTGGGCGACCACGCCGTCGAGCGTGTCCAGCACCCGCAGCGCTGACCGGTTCTGCCCCCGGAACGCGAGGGACTCGGCCAGCGCGAAGCCGGCGGCAGCGGCCCACGCGCCGTCCCACCCCGCCTTGCCGAACGCCTGCTCCGCCTCCGTGGTACGCCCGAGGCGGCGAAGGACGAGACCGCGCAGGTAGAAGCCCTCCGCGTCCTGGGGATTAGCGTTGCGTCGCGTGAGACGGGCCAGCGCGATGTCGATGCGTGCCAGCGCACTCTCGTAGAGGCCGAGTCGGTACTCGCGGTCGGCGAGCGCGAGGTTGACGCGCACGTCGGCGGGATCGCGCTCGAGCGCGACGTTCCAGTACAGCAGCGGTGACCGCGTCGGGTGCCGGTACTGGCTGAGGTGGAGGCCCGTGAGGTACAGCTCCTCGACGGACTCGATCGCCTCGGGCAGCGGCGGCTCGTCCGCCACCCACGACTCCTCATCCGCGACGACGGTGGGCGTCCACCGCACGAGCAACCGTCCGTCGCGATCGAGCAGCTCGACGCTGAGGTCCTCGTCGGCGGTGACGTCGGCCTCGATGGCCGCGGGCTCCCCCGGCGTCAGGTCCTGGGTCCGGCTCGCGACGACCTCGCCTCCTTGTCGGACGCGCAGCGTTGCCCGGGGCTGAGGTCCGGTCACGGCGAAGGTCGCGACGAGGCGGGGGCTGCGCTCGACGTGCACCGCGGCATCCGGAGTCGCCTGGTGCGCGGTGCCCATCGCCGGCACCGGGTACCAGTACTGCGAGAAGACCTTTGTCTCGCCCGGGAGGATCCACGTGAAGTCGGGCTGGTTGTCGGTGTAGACGCCCGCCATGAGCTCGATGTACGGGCCGTCGCCGTCGGTGAGCTGATCGTCCCAGGCGTGGCCGAACGGAGCGTCGCCCCACGTCCACAGCTTCTTGCCCGGCGACACCCGGCGTTCCGCCCAGTGCACGAACCCGGCACCGGCGGCATGGTCGTAGCCGCCGAAGAAGTCCTGCTGCGAGTCGACGATCATGTACGAGGTCGGCACCGGGATGTTGCGATACCAGTCGATGCGGTGTGCGTCCGGCTCGTCCTCGGCGCGCGCCGGGTAGTCCACGCCGTAGTACGACCGATCCGCACCCGGGAACGCGGTGAGGGCGCGGCGCGCGTGATCGGCGACGTAGCGGACGTCCTCCGGAAAGAACGACTGGTAGTCGTCGTGCACCCGGGCAGCCGCGTTTGCCCACCACAGGAACGTCTGGCGCTCATCGGTGCGGTTGTGCAGTCGCACCACCACCTCCACGACGGAGCTGTCGGGGCGCAGCCGCACCCCGTGCTGCCCCGACATGCGGGCGAACGGATCGTGATCGTGGCACCACACGGTCACGGAGCCGTCCGCGCCGTTCTCGATCGTCGTCTGGACGGGCAGGTACGTCGCCGGCCGATGGTGCTGCGGCCAGTTGAACTCGACGCCGCCGCTGATCCACGGACCGGCGAGCCCTACGAGCGCAGGCTTGATGACGTTGTTCCGATAGAAGAAGTCGTGCCCGGTGATCTTGTCGTACCCGATGTGGATGCGGCCGCCCAGTTCGGGCAGCACGACGAGTCGCACGTAGGCGTTCTCCAGGTGCACCGCCTGCCAGTCGCGGAGCACGGGCTCGTCGGCGACGCTCTCCGTGAACGGAATCGGGTAGACCTTGCCGCTGGAGCCCTGGTAGACGCGATGATCGAAGAACATCGGATACGCACTCGGCGTACCCGCCTCGTACGTGCGGATGGTGAGGGCCTCGCTCCACGCCACGGCGGCGCCGTTCTCGAGCACTGTCCGCAGCTCAGCGGGCGGATCGGGGAGCGTCAGTTCGTCGTACGCGGCATCGCGCGGGTCGTTCAGCTCAGCGGTCATCGCCGACTCCTTGGGTACGTCCGGCCGACGTGGTCGGCCGGAACAGAGGAAGGACCCGCCGAGCGAGCCACTGTCGACGCTAGGAGGTCGTCGGCCGGTTGGGTATGGTCAGATCGACGAATGATATGGACGAAACGATGACACCACCACTGCCGGAGTATCGCACCGAGGGCTTCGCGGATCAGCGCCTGGGCGTGCTGCCGCGGCCCCAGGCCGACGCGGCACTGGTCCGACCCGGAACCCGGCGGCTGCTGGTGACGGATGCCGGGTTCTTCCCGGTCGCGCGTGGCCACCGGCGGTTGCGGGCCCTGGGTTCGGCCGAGACGATCGTGATCGTCTGCGTGGGCGGTCGGGGCACGGTCGCGTTCGGCGGAGAGGGGTTCCTGTTGACCACGGGCGTCTGCATCGCGATCCCCGCTGCGACGCCGCACGAGTACCTCGCCGATCCGGAGGATCCATGGACGATCTGGTGGCTGCACGCCCGCGGCTCCGACGTCGCCGAGCTCACCGCACACGCCACGGCGCCGGCCCGGCTGCGCACACTCGATCGGGTGGTCGCCCTCTTCGATGAGCTGGTGAGTCTGATGGAGCGTCGACTCTCTCCCGCGCAGCTGCTGGCCGCCTCGGGAGTCGCCTGGAACCTGCTCGCGCGCATAGCGGCCGACGTCGTGCTGCCGGCGGAGGGTTCCGCTGTGGAGCGGGCCATGCGGTACCTCGAGACCCGGATCGACGGCGAGATCCCCGTTGCGGAACTAGCGGGCATCGTGGAGGTGTCGCCCTCGCACCTGAGCGCGCTGTTCCGCCAGGCGACCGGAGGCGGACCGGGTGCATTCCACACGTCGCTGAAGATGGCGCGCGCGCGGGAACTCCTGGATACCAGCGCGCTGCCCGTCGGCGAGGTCGCCTCCGCCGTCGGGTACGCCGACCCGCTGTACTTCTCGCGACACTTCCGCCGGCTCCACGGGGTGAGCCCATCGACGTACCGGGCGCAGCCCAAGGGATGAGGCACCCGCTGTCTCCGGCGTTCAATCGCCGTTCGTCCCTCGCGCCCATACGATGGAGAGCAACGAACCGGCACCCCAGAGAAAACCGAGGCTCGGGATCTTGCAGTACATCTCCACACGAGGCGATTCGCTCGGGCAGTACTGTGACGTCCTGCTGGAGGGGCTCGCGCCCAACGGCGGCCTCGCCGTTCCGGAGCAGCTCCCCCACATCGACGCCGCCACACTCGAGCGTTGGCGCTCCCTGAGCTACGCCGAGCTGGCCACCGAAGTGATCGGGCTCTTCGCAACCGACATCCCGCGCGAGGATCTCGCCCGGCTGTGCGCGGCCGCGTACGGCGGCGGCACGTTCGCGGCCGACGAGGTCGTGCCGCTCCGCGACATCGGAGAGGGCATGACGCTCGTGGGTCTGTCCGAGGGGCCGACTCTCGCGTTCAAGGACATGGCGATGCAATTCCTCGGCGAGGCGCTCGAGTACGTGCTGGCGAAGTCCGACCGCGTCCTGAATGTGCTCGGTGCGACCTCGGGCGACACCGGTTCCGCCGCAGAGCATGCCCTGCACGGCCGCGACCGGATCTCGATCTTCATGCTGTCGCCGCAGGGGCGGATGAGCGCCTTCCAGCGCGCGCAGATGTACTCGCTGCACGACGACAACGTGCACAACATCGCCATCGACGGCGTGTTCGACGATTGCCAGAACCTCGTCAAGCAGCTCGCCTCCGATCTCGATTTCAAGCGGGATCACAGCATCGGCGCGGTCAACTCGATCAACTTCGGTCGCATCTCGGCCCAGATCGCGTATTACTTCTGGGCGTGGCTGCGGGCCACCGATGCGCTCCCCGCGCAGGACCGCACCGGTTTCGAGGTGTCGTTCGCCGTCCCCTCGGGCAACTTCGGCAACATCCTGTCGGGGTACTACGCGAAGCGCATGGGGCTTCCCGTCCGCAAGCTCGTGCTCGCCTCGAACGAGAACAACGTGCTGGACGAGTTCTTCCGCACCGGCCACTACCGCCCGCGCTCGGCCGAGCGGACGCTCGCCACCTCGAGCCCGTCGATGGATGTGTCCCGGGCGTCCAACCTGGAGCGCTTCGTCTTCGACCTGCTCGGACGCGACCCGCAGCGCACGGCAGCGGCCTGGCAGGAGCTCGACACTCGGGGTGAGATCGACCTCTCGTCCGAGCAGCACCGGCTGCTGCCCGAGTTCGGTTTCGTGAGCGGCACGAGCACGCACGAGGACCGCCTCGCCACGATCCGCACGTTCTTCGAGAACAGTGGCGTGACGCTGGATCCGCACACCGCGGACGGCGCGAAGGTCGCACGCGACCACGTCGAGCCCGGAGTGCCGATGCTCGTGCTCGAGACGGCGAAGCCGCAGAAGTTCGCGGACCTGATCGCCGAAGCGCTGGGCACGCCGGAGGAGATGGATGCCGCCACCCGCGCGCTCCTGGACGCTCCGCAGCGCGTGACCGACCTGCCCGATGACGAGCAGGTCCTCCGCGCCTACATCTCGGAGCGCGCACTGCACTGAACCGGGAGATCTGGGTACCCGACGCACGATCGCGTGGCCCACTCTTCGACGTCACCCCCCGCGGATGACGCCGATACGTCACGCGCATCGATAGCGTCATCCTCAACACCGTGCACGTACCCCCTGCCCTCACACCCGATAGGAGCACGATGGACGGCGTAGTCCTCGCCAACGTGATCTGGGCCGCCGCCGTCCTGGCGGACCTGGCGATCAAGATCCTCGCGCTGATCTTCATTCCGCGAAACCGCAAGCCGACCGCCGCCATGGCATGGCTGCTCGCGATCTTCCTGATCCCCTTCATCGGGATTCTGCTGTTCCTCGTGATCGGCAACTTCACTCTGCCGAAGAAGCGCCGCGACGAGCAGGCGCGTATCGACGCACTCATCCGGGACCGGGCCGCGAAGGCGCCGGGCGGCGTGATGGCGGATGAGTCGACCTGGCCGCGCTGGTTCCAGCGCGTCGCCCAGCAGAACGAAGACCTCACCGCACTCCCGGCGGTGTCGGGCAATCGCGCCACCCTGTACGGCGACTACCAGGCGTCGATCGATGCGATGGCGACAGCCATCGATTCCGCGAAGAACTTCGTGCACGTGGAGTTCTTCATCGTGTCGTGGGACGACACCACGCGGGGGTTCTTCTCCGCGATGGAGAGCGCCGTCGCGCGCGGAGTGACCGTGCGGCTGCTCGCCGATCACATCTCCTCGGCCAAGATGCCGCGCTCGAAGGAGACGTTCGCGGAGCTGGACCGGATCGGCGTGAAGTGGGCATGGATGCTGCCGGTGATGCCGTTCAAGGGCAAGTACCAGCGCCCCGATCTCCGCAACCACCGCAAGATCGTGGTCGTCGACGGAACGGTGGCTTTCATGGGGTCACAGAACCTCATCGATCGCACCTACAACTCCGAGAAGAACATCAAGCGCGGACTGAAGTGGCAGGAGCTGGTGACCCGGCTGACCGGCCCCGTCGTGGCATCCGTCAATGCCGTGTTCCTTTCCGACTGGCTCATCGAGACCGACGAGAACCTCATGGACACCGAGCACGTCCGCGTGTCGGAGATCCCCGTCGAGACCGCATCCGACGCCGTCGTCTGCCAGGTCGTGCCGTCCGGGCCGGGCTATCAGACCGAGAACAACCTGCGGCTGTTCCTGTCGCTCATCTACGGCGCGACCGAGAAGGTCATCCTGACCAGTCCGTACTTCGTCCCCGACGAAGCCATGGTCTACGCGATCACGACCGCCTGCCAACGCGGACTCGAGGTGCAGCTGTTCGTGTCGGAGATCGGCGACCAGGGCCTGGTCTACCACGCGCAGCGCTCCTATTACGACGTGCTGCTCGAGGCGGGCGTGAAGATCTTCCTCTACCCGGCGCCGTACATCCTGCACTCCAAGCACTTCTCGATCGACGACAACATCGCCGTGATCGGGTCGAGCAACATGGACATCCGCTCGTTCAGCCTCAACATGGAGGTCTCGCTGATGGTGCTCGGCGAATCGTTCGTCGCCGGCATGCGACAGGTCGAGCAGGGATACCGGGATGCCGGACGCCAGCTCACCCTGGAGGAATGGCGGAAGGAGCCGGCCAAGGCCACGTTCCTCGACGGGATCGCGCGCCTGACGTCCGCCGTCAACTGACGCTCAGCCGGTCACCGTAGCTGGGGCATTGGCGGTGCGTCATCGGGCGCCCACCCCGGTCGATCTGGCGGAAGGACGAACGCATGGGCGAGGATGGTCCGGTCTAGAAGCGCGAAGAGGAGTGGATGATGACGAAGTACCTGATCTCGTTCCCAAGTGCCGCGATGGTCATCCCCGACGGAGAATTCCAGGCCGTCTCGGATGCCTCGCACGCGGTCGTGCAGGAAGCGAAGGATGCCGGAGTCTGGGTGTTCGGCGGCGGCATCGATGAGAGCATCCCACCGGTCATGGTCGACGGCGACGGCACCGTCACCGAAGGCACCTACCCTCAGACGAGGCAGCTCGAGGGCGGGTACACGGTGCTCGAACTGCCGTCCCGCGAAGCCGCCCTGGAATGGGCCGCGAAGATCGCCGTCGCGTGCCGGTGCGCCCAGGAAGTGCGGGCGTTCCAGTACGACCCGGAGAGCTGACAGCGAGGTTCCGCCGCCGACCTGGAACTCTCCGATCTCGGTCAGGCCATCCGCTTGATAGACCGGGATGAGATGCACCACGCCGGCGTCCTCTGACTCGTCGGCTGCGCTCATACTCTGAATTGTCCGACAGACGATCGAGCGTTACACGCTGATTCGAACTCAACCGGCCCGGGCGATTTCCACGAGATGCAAGTATGGGGCGATGGAGTCAGCGGATGAATCGCCCCAGCTCGGTGACATCGACATTGATCGTTCGGCTCTCACCCAGGACGGATTCCCGCTGGCGGCGCTGGCGAGCGAACTCGGGTTCCTGGTAGACGAGCAGTCAGCGGTCGACGCGCCTTCTGAGGGCTGGCGGGTGCTGAAGCGCCCGTCTGCAGGAGGATTCCTCCTGCTCGGCTCCCCCACTGATGCCGCGCTTCAGACGTGGCGACTGGCGCAGGTGAACACCGGGGCAGCCGACGCCATCGCGCAGGTCATTCCCGGCACAGTGTCGCTCCGCAAGAGTCGCGCGGAGCGACGTAGCAGTCTGGAATTGCGCTGGCCGCCCATGATGACGACGACGGATGCGGCCGCCGACGAATACGTCATCGACATCGTGAACACGGGCGATACTCGCTGGATTCCGGATGGCGATGGGTTCCACGTCGTGGGCGTGTTCACCGAGCCCGGCACGACTGACTTCGGTTTCAGCTGGGCCAGTATGGGCCACGGTCCTGCCGTTCCCCTCGACCCCGGCGAGTATGCCCGTGTGTCCGTCGCGCTCAATCAGGGAACGCGGGCTGACCTCGTGCCTGGGCGGCATGATCTTCACGCCATCATGGTCGGGCTGAATCTGCGCCCCGAGCACCCCCTGGCCGTCGACCTATCGAGCGCGCAGATCGCCCGGTATCGAGAGCGTTGGCGGGGCCGGTCGTCCAGCCCGGACGATCGGCGGCGCATGCTCGACCTCCAGGTGCAGCGGCTTCGCGCACAGATCGCCGCGGGTGCTTCATTGGTCGCGGTGGCCGAGATGGTCGCCGCCGCGGAGTCCGACGCCGAAGCCGTCATCAGCCTCGCGACGCTGCTCGACTGCGACGAGGCGTCGGCGCAAGCGGTCTACGACTCCGCACTGCGCGAGCTGCGTCCCGGATACGCGCCCACGCTCGAGGAACGACTCACCGAGACCACGCGGCTCCGCGACGCGGTCTGACTTTCCCGAGAAATTCTTCGAGCCGTTCTGTAAGGATCCGCTTCCTGCGGCCACTGACCAGTTGAGGATCATTTTTCTCGGACGGTCAAAGGAGACGCGCACGATGGAAGCGACAGCATCCGTTTCTATGTCGGATGGACGCTCAGCGGCGTCGCACGCGGAAGCGTCGATCCAGCCGCCGGACGCACTTGTTCGGGCGATGGCGATCGCCGTGATTCGTACCAGACACCGCGACCCGTCGTTCTCGGTGGAGGTACTCGCGCACGAGCTGCATGTATCGGTCCGCCACCTGCATCGATGCTTCGCCGGTCATGAGTCCGTGGGGCGTCTCATCGCACGCAGCCGTGCTCTTGCGGCGGAGATGCTCCTCATTCATGATCCGGCTGCATCCAACGGGGAGATCGCGTTGCGCGCCGGCTTCTCAAGCCCTGCAACGATGCGGGCACACCTTCAGCGCCACACCGGGAACACCCCGCGCGAGTTGCGTCAGGCGCTGACCGCGACCGGCCGCGACGCGGGCTCGGCGCCTGCGTCCTCCGCCGCGTAGTCGAGAGTCGGGAAACGCAGGGTCATTGATCCCCGCGTTGCCTCGACCCGTTGACGTGCCAACCGCCACGCACTACCGTCTCGACACGCGGGAGCATCGCCGTTGGGAGGCATCACAGTGCTGAATCAGGTCGCCGAGGGCGTGCTCGTCCACGAGAGCGAATTCATCCAGAGCAATGCCGTCGTCGTGCGGGGCTGGGCCGGAGTTCTGCTGATTGATCCGGGCATCACGGTGGACGAGATGGCCGACCTGGCGCACGACCTTCGCGAGCTGGGTGAGCCGGTCGTCGCCGGATTCTCGACGCATCCCGATTGGGACCATCTGCTCTGGCACAGCTACTTCGGCGACGCCCCACGCTACGGCACCGCCCGCTGCGCGGCATCCATCCGGGAAGTGCTGACGCACGCGGACTGGAAGGACCAGGTCGCCGAGGGGCTGCCGCCGGAATACGCGGACGACATTCCGATGGAACAGCTCGGCCTCATCACCGGTCTGCCCGACGGCGCCACGGAGGTTCCGTGGGACGGCCCGACCGTCCGGATCCTCGAGCACCGGGCCCACGCGCCCGGGCACGCCGCGCTGCTGATCGAAGACAGTCGGGTCCTCGTCGCCGGCGACATGCTGTCCGACATCCTGATGCCGTTCCTCGACCTGCAGGCGGAGCATCCGCTCGAGGACTACTTGGCCGCGCTCGACCTGTTCGACAGCGTGGTCAACGAAGCGGATGCCATCATCCCCGGGCACGGATCCGTCGGTGGCGACGGGCAGTTGAGAGCACGCATCGACCTGGATCGCGCCTACGTGCAGGCGCTGCGAGACGGGCGCGATCCCGAAGACCCGCGCGTCGGCCCCTCGGCGCCGCTGGAGTGGCTGGGCGATATCCACGAGTGGCAGGCGCAACGGATCGCCGAGATGCGAGCGGAAGGCGGGACGCCCGAGTAAGGCCGTGCAGCGGGGCCGACCTATCGGTTGAGCAGGTCGACCTCGGCGATTCTGTCGAGCCGTGAGAGCAGCATGTCGCCGGTGCTGGCCATCGCCGATGTCGCGTTCAAAATGATCACGATCGCGATGATGCTCACGACCACGATGGTCGCGATCGCGTAGCGCCGTGTCACGGTCAGGACGACGATGGTGATCGCACTCAAAATGACGATCGTCTGACCGGCTACGGCGCCGAAAGCCATCCGCATCGCGCTGTCGACGGTGAGTGGACCCCAACTGTTCGTCGCGACACTCAGCACGATCGGGATGACGATGACCCCGGCGATGAAGACGCCCAGGCGACTGATGCGGTAGCGGGCCTTCACCTGCGCGGGTTGCTCCGTCACAACGGGTGCGGTCATGTCTCGACCATAACGAGGCCGCTGCGGGTGCGCCAGCGTCGCGAGGTGGGAGATCCGCTTAGGCTGTCGCAGTGACTCACGCACTGGATGAGGGGCCGTTCTTTCACGGCACGAAGGCGGACCTGCACGACGGAGACCTCCTGACCGCGGGCTTCCGGTCGAACTACCGCCCTGAAGTCGTGATGAACCACATCTACTTCACGGCTCTTCCCGACGGCGCCGGCCTCGCGGCCGAGCTTGCGCCGGGTGACGCTGCTCCCCGTGTCTACATCGTCGAGCCCACCGGGCCGTTCGAGAATGACCCGAACGTGACCGACAAGAAGTTCCCCGGCAATCCGACGCGCTCCTACCGAAGCACTGCGCCGATCAAGGTCGTCGGTGAAGTCACCGACTGGACCCGGTTGACGCCCGAGGCTCTCCAGACGTGGCGCGAACGACTGGCCCTGCTCCGCGCCGACGAGCGCGGCGAGATCATCAACTGACAACGCGACCGCTGTCGACCCTCGCCATACGCTGGCACCATGACGAACCCCGACTCCAACGCCTGGCGTCCGATCGTCGCGCTCCTCGCGAGCGCCGATGCCCGGACTGTGTACGCGCAGATCGTGCTCGGCGTTGTTCCGGATGCCGGCGCCGTCAGCCCGTCCAAGCGGGTGCGGATCCTCGGTCAACTCGAAAGCGCGGGTCTGGTCCGCCGTGACGGCGACGACGTCGTCGCCGTCGATGAGCGCCTGCTCGCATTGCTGAAGCAGGATGCTGGACACCGACCGCGCACCGGGCCGGAGAAGTTCTTGCGGCGCGACGGCACGATCGACCGGTATCCGACCAACCATGGCGAACGGGTGGCGCTCCTTCGCTTCATCGCGGGCCGAGCCGTGGCTCCCGCGGAACGACTGGCCGAGGGTGAGCTGAACGAACGGCTCGCGCCGTTCGATCCGGACACGGCCCGGTTGCGTCGATACCTCGTCGATTTCGGCATCCTCGAACGCACCGCATCCGGTTCCGAATACGCGTGGCCCGACAACGCCCGAGGCTGAGCCCGGGCGTGCCTGAGGACTAGTCTCGGCGAGATGACGACCTTGCCCGCCGATTCCCATGTCCACAGCGAGTGGTCGTGGGACAGCGGATCGGATCCCGCATCCGCGGGGTCGATGAGCCGCATCTGCGCCCGGGCGGTGCGGATCGGGCTGTCGGCCGTCGTCTTCACAGAGCATCTCGACCTCGAGGACTCCTGGCGCGTCGATGACGGCGACATCGGTGACCACGGCCAGAAGTACGTCGACGACGCCGGATACGTGCGGCTCCCGCCCTTCGATGTGGCCGGGTATCTGGAGGCAATCGACCGCTGTCGTCACGAGCATCCGCAGCTCCGAATTCTCACCGGTGTCGAGTTCGGGCAGCCGCACCTGTGGGACCGTGACGCGGCCGCGCTGCTGTCCAGCGGCGTGATCGACCGCGTCAACGGGTCGCTGCACATGCTTCCCTTCGAGGACGGCGACCGGACCGAGCCGAAGACGCTGTACCGCCATCGGCCGGCGGATGACGTCATGTGGGCGTATCTGGAGGAGATCCCCCGGATGGTCGACGGATCGGATTCATTCGAAGTGTTCACGCACATCGACTACGCGGTGCGTTCATGGCCGGTCGACGCCGCCGGACCGTTCGATCCGCGACGGTTCGAAGGGGGGTTCCGGGCGGCGATGCGCTCGATCGCGGGCTCGGGGCGTGCGTTGGAGATGAATACCCGGCGCCTCTGGCCGTGGATGCCGCAGTGGTGGGCCCAAGAGGGTGGA
This region includes:
- a CDS encoding MBL fold metallo-hydrolase; the encoded protein is MLNQVAEGVLVHESEFIQSNAVVVRGWAGVLLIDPGITVDEMADLAHDLRELGEPVVAGFSTHPDWDHLLWHSYFGDAPRYGTARCAASIREVLTHADWKDQVAEGLPPEYADDIPMEQLGLITGLPDGATEVPWDGPTVRILEHRAHAPGHAALLIEDSRVLVAGDMLSDILMPFLDLQAEHPLEDYLAALDLFDSVVNEADAIIPGHGSVGGDGQLRARIDLDRAYVQALRDGRDPEDPRVGPSAPLEWLGDIHEWQAQRIAEMRAEGGTPE
- the cls gene encoding cardiolipin synthase gives rise to the protein MDGVVLANVIWAAAVLADLAIKILALIFIPRNRKPTAAMAWLLAIFLIPFIGILLFLVIGNFTLPKKRRDEQARIDALIRDRAAKAPGGVMADESTWPRWFQRVAQQNEDLTALPAVSGNRATLYGDYQASIDAMATAIDSAKNFVHVEFFIVSWDDTTRGFFSAMESAVARGVTVRLLADHISSAKMPRSKETFAELDRIGVKWAWMLPVMPFKGKYQRPDLRNHRKIVVVDGTVAFMGSQNLIDRTYNSEKNIKRGLKWQELVTRLTGPVVASVNAVFLSDWLIETDENLMDTEHVRVSEIPVETASDAVVCQVVPSGPGYQTENNLRLFLSLIYGATEKVILTSPYFVPDEAMVYAITTACQRGLEVQLFVSEIGDQGLVYHAQRSYYDVLLEAGVKIFLYPAPYILHSKHFSIDDNIAVIGSSNMDIRSFSLNMEVSLMVLGESFVAGMRQVEQGYRDAGRQLTLEEWRKEPAKATFLDGIARLTSAVN
- a CDS encoding DUF2087 domain-containing protein — translated: MTNPDSNAWRPIVALLASADARTVYAQIVLGVVPDAGAVSPSKRVRILGQLESAGLVRRDGDDVVAVDERLLALLKQDAGHRPRTGPEKFLRRDGTIDRYPTNHGERVALLRFIAGRAVAPAERLAEGELNERLAPFDPDTARLRRYLVDFGILERTASGSEYAWPDNARG
- a CDS encoding YciI family protein, whose translation is MTKYLISFPSAAMVIPDGEFQAVSDASHAVVQEAKDAGVWVFGGGIDESIPPVMVDGDGTVTEGTYPQTRQLEGGYTVLELPSREAALEWAAKIAVACRCAQEVRAFQYDPES
- a CDS encoding PHP domain-containing protein, yielding MTTLPADSHVHSEWSWDSGSDPASAGSMSRICARAVRIGLSAVVFTEHLDLEDSWRVDDGDIGDHGQKYVDDAGYVRLPPFDVAGYLEAIDRCRHEHPQLRILTGVEFGQPHLWDRDAAALLSSGVIDRVNGSLHMLPFEDGDRTEPKTLYRHRPADDVMWAYLEEIPRMVDGSDSFEVFTHIDYAVRSWPVDAAGPFDPRRFEGGFRAAMRSIAGSGRALEMNTRRLWPWMPQWWAQEGGRAVTFGSDAHGSESLAANFPEAMAMVESFGFRPGARPEDFWTR
- a CDS encoding helix-turn-helix domain-containing protein, whose protein sequence is MEATASVSMSDGRSAASHAEASIQPPDALVRAMAIAVIRTRHRDPSFSVEVLAHELHVSVRHLHRCFAGHESVGRLIARSRALAAEMLLIHDPAASNGEIALRAGFSSPATMRAHLQRHTGNTPRELRQALTATGRDAGSAPASSAA
- the arr gene encoding NAD(+)--rifampin ADP-ribosyltransferase, whose protein sequence is MTHALDEGPFFHGTKADLHDGDLLTAGFRSNYRPEVVMNHIYFTALPDGAGLAAELAPGDAAPRVYIVEPTGPFENDPNVTDKKFPGNPTRSYRSTAPIKVVGEVTDWTRLTPEALQTWRERLALLRADERGEIIN